Proteins found in one Nitratiruptor sp. SB155-2 genomic segment:
- a CDS encoding carbonic anhydrase — translation MQEKLLFWRNRNNNFKNHYFKKFENRLTDLVKYGQHPKALFIGCSDSRVIPNLITQTDPGDLFIIRNVGNFVPPFSPNNSYHAVASAIEYAVEALKVEEIIVCGHTHCGAINSLYTGLDEKSFVHTKRWLALGSKAKEMAVSKMKTDEPTSELLRLTEKYSVITQIENLLTYPTVKEKVETGEIIIHGWIYDLETGGIEYFDMESKEFKPFEQNKEQ, via the coding sequence ATGCAAGAAAAACTATTATTTTGGCGCAACAGGAATAATAATTTCAAAAATCACTATTTTAAAAAATTTGAAAACAGGCTAACTGATCTAGTCAAATACGGACAGCATCCAAAGGCACTTTTTATAGGCTGTTCAGACTCAAGAGTGATTCCAAATCTTATCACTCAAACCGATCCTGGTGATCTTTTTATCATCAGAAACGTTGGTAACTTTGTACCACCGTTTTCTCCAAATAACAGTTATCATGCGGTTGCTTCGGCGATAGAATATGCAGTTGAAGCACTAAAAGTTGAAGAGATAATTGTTTGTGGTCATACCCATTGTGGTGCAATCAACTCTCTCTATACAGGTTTGGATGAAAAATCTTTTGTTCATACTAAAAGATGGCTTGCACTAGGAAGCAAAGCAAAAGAGATGGCTGTATCTAAAATGAAAACAGATGAACCAACCTCTGAGCTCTTGCGATTGACTGAAAAATACTCTGTCATAACGCAAATAGAGAATTTATTGACCTATCCCACTGTTAAAGAGAAAGTAGAAACTGGAGAAATCATAATCCATGGATGGATTTATGATTTGGAAACAGGAGGCATCGAATATTTTGATATGGAATCCAAAGAGTTTAAACCATTTGAACAGAATAAGGAGCAGTAA
- a CDS encoding SulP family inorganic anion transporter, producing MISKKDLTGDIFGGITAAIVAIPLALAFGLQSGLGAIAGLYGAIALGIFASLFGGTKTQISGPTGPMTVVTAGVVITITEYYGSLDAAMGAILLTFVLAGIIQILMGVVGIGKYIRYVPYPVVSGFMSGIGVIIIILQIFPFFGLESPKKILDILHSLHTIPEKINLQAMLLSLTTIAMIYLFPKVTKKIPPTLVALVVLTIASTILGLNVPIIGHIPEGLPEIRTEIFSSFDFDIVTIILVPAITLAALGAIDSLLTSLVADNLTKTQHDSNKELVGQGIGNAVAGLIGGIPGAGATMRTVVNIKAGGRTQLSGVIHGVVLLIILLGAGEYAKLIPIPVLAGILITVGIGIIDYKGLKHIMHVPKADAAIMIIVLFVTVFVDLLQAVAVGMILAALLFMKNMSDLAESKSFSSLLEDLYHSKVLPDEKEIIEKFGKQVYIQHFEGPIFFGFTSYFKQLIQKLPDVKVVIFRMENVPFIDQSGLYAIEDALLSLQDKGIKVIFTGLQEQPKDLLTKVKLIPSLVKEDDIYENFGEAVKAVSTYLK from the coding sequence ATGATTTCAAAAAAAGATTTAACGGGAGATATTTTTGGTGGAATTACTGCTGCAATAGTTGCAATACCATTGGCACTCGCATTTGGATTGCAGTCAGGATTAGGTGCAATCGCAGGGCTTTATGGCGCAATAGCTTTGGGGATTTTTGCATCACTTTTTGGTGGGACGAAGACTCAAATTAGTGGCCCGACAGGGCCAATGACAGTTGTAACTGCCGGGGTTGTTATTACAATTACAGAGTATTATGGCTCTTTGGATGCTGCAATGGGAGCAATACTGTTAACTTTTGTACTGGCAGGTATTATTCAAATTCTTATGGGTGTTGTAGGTATAGGAAAATATATACGCTATGTGCCCTATCCTGTAGTTTCTGGTTTTATGAGCGGGATAGGCGTTATTATAATAATTTTACAAATATTTCCATTTTTTGGACTTGAATCTCCCAAGAAGATTTTGGACATATTGCACTCTCTCCATACTATTCCCGAAAAGATTAATCTTCAAGCAATGCTACTATCTTTAACGACTATCGCAATGATCTATCTTTTTCCAAAGGTTACAAAAAAGATTCCTCCAACACTGGTAGCTCTAGTTGTATTGACTATTGCCTCAACAATTTTAGGACTCAATGTTCCAATTATCGGTCACATACCTGAAGGATTACCTGAGATTAGGACAGAGATTTTCTCCTCTTTTGATTTTGATATAGTTACTATTATTTTAGTGCCGGCGATAACTTTGGCAGCACTTGGCGCTATTGACTCTTTGCTTACATCGTTGGTTGCAGACAATCTGACTAAAACCCAACATGATTCAAATAAAGAGCTTGTTGGTCAAGGTATCGGTAACGCAGTGGCAGGTCTCATTGGAGGTATACCAGGAGCCGGTGCAACAATGAGAACAGTTGTCAACATTAAAGCAGGTGGACGTACACAGCTTTCTGGAGTGATTCATGGGGTTGTTTTGCTGATTATCCTTTTAGGTGCTGGGGAATATGCAAAACTTATTCCTATACCAGTTTTAGCAGGAATTTTGATTACGGTAGGGATTGGGATTATTGATTACAAGGGTTTGAAACATATAATGCATGTGCCAAAAGCAGATGCCGCGATTATGATAATTGTATTGTTTGTGACGGTATTTGTCGATCTTTTGCAAGCAGTGGCTGTTGGAATGATTTTAGCTGCATTGCTCTTTATGAAAAATATGAGCGATCTTGCTGAGAGTAAATCTTTTAGCTCACTTTTAGAAGATTTGTATCACTCTAAAGTCTTACCAGATGAAAAAGAGATTATTGAAAAATTTGGTAAGCAAGTATATATTCAACATTTTGAAGGTCCAATCTTTTTTGGGTTTACATCATATTTTAAACAGTTGATTCAGAAACTTCCAGACGTGAAAGTTGTTATTTTTCGTATGGAAAATGTTCCATTTATTGATCAAAGTGGACTGTATGCGATTGAAGATGCGCTTTTAAGTTTACAGGATAAAGGTATAAAAGTTATTTTTACAGGACTTCAAGAACAGCCCAAAGACCTATTAACAAAGGTCAAATTGATACCATCATTGGTCAAGGAAGATGATATTTATGAAAATTTTGGTGAGGCTGTCAAAGCAGTCTCTACGTATTTAAAATAG
- a CDS encoding Mur ligase family protein, with translation MIALLGFGKTTKALAKKFGNVVIFENIPEPYHDEEGFLHQPFHSFDPDAFTIVVPSPGIPPSHPAIQKAKNKIVSEYDLFASQMPYSIWVSGTNGKTTTTQMITHLLSEKKAVAGGNIGTPLAELDQHARIWVLETSSFTLHYTKIAKPNLYVLLPITPDHISWHESFEAYEKAKLKPLSKLKEGEVALVPKQYEHVSSNGYLIGYEGIDDLCDRFNIDPYKINFHGAFLLDALLALAVKKIVFHMIDYEAINHFSLDPHKQEVFRDTKGRVWIDDSKATNIDATLAAVSQHKDKKIHLILGGDNKGVDLEPLIKKLPNVEIYAIGKAEPHITELAKKYRIPAHSAKTLEKAVNMIKKSMKEGEIALLSPACASLDQFKNYKERGETFKQLVLS, from the coding sequence TGATAGCACTTTTAGGATTTGGTAAAACAACGAAAGCGTTGGCAAAAAAGTTTGGAAACGTTGTGATTTTCGAAAATATACCAGAGCCTTACCACGACGAAGAGGGTTTTTTACATCAACCCTTTCATTCTTTTGATCCTGATGCATTTACTATTGTCGTACCGAGCCCTGGCATTCCTCCCTCTCATCCTGCCATCCAAAAAGCCAAAAATAAAATAGTAAGTGAATATGATCTCTTTGCCTCACAAATGCCCTATAGCATCTGGGTAAGCGGGACCAATGGAAAAACGACAACGACCCAGATGATTACGCATCTTTTATCAGAAAAAAAAGCGGTAGCAGGAGGCAATATCGGTACACCTTTGGCCGAACTCGATCAACATGCAAGGATATGGGTTTTAGAAACAAGCTCTTTTACATTGCACTATACGAAAATAGCCAAACCAAATCTGTATGTTTTACTTCCCATTACACCAGATCATATCAGCTGGCATGAAAGTTTTGAAGCGTATGAAAAGGCAAAACTTAAACCACTTTCAAAACTCAAAGAGGGAGAAGTAGCACTTGTACCAAAACAGTATGAACATGTCTCTAGCAATGGCTATCTCATAGGCTATGAAGGTATCGATGATCTATGTGATCGTTTCAATATAGATCCATATAAAATCAACTTTCACGGCGCTTTTTTACTCGATGCCCTCTTGGCACTTGCTGTGAAAAAAATAGTGTTTCACATGATCGATTATGAAGCAATCAACCATTTTTCTCTCGATCCACATAAACAAGAAGTGTTTAGGGATACAAAGGGGAGAGTCTGGATTGATGACAGTAAAGCCACAAACATCGATGCTACTTTAGCTGCAGTTTCACAACATAAAGATAAAAAGATCCATCTTATCCTTGGAGGTGATAATAAAGGCGTAGATCTAGAACCTTTAATCAAAAAACTTCCCAATGTAGAAATCTACGCAATTGGAAAAGCTGAACCACATATCACAGAACTTGCAAAAAAATATCGTATACCTGCCCATAGTGCCAAAACTTTAGAAAAAGCCGTCAATATGATAAAAAAGAGCATGAAAGAAGGAGAAATTGCACTTCTTTCTCCAGCATGCGCCAGTCTCGATCAGTTCAAAAACTATAAGGAACGCGGAGAAACGTTCAAACAACTTGTTTTAAGCTGA